A single region of the Rattus rattus isolate New Zealand chromosome 8, Rrattus_CSIRO_v1, whole genome shotgun sequence genome encodes:
- the Ddi1 gene encoding protein DDI1 homolog 1: MLITVYCVRRDLTEVTFSLQVNPDFELSNFRVLCELESGVPAEEAQIVYMEQLLTDDHCSLGSYGLKDGDMVVLLQKDNVGHRTPGRAPNHPRTDFPGSGSAVPGTSSSRHPHPHQHHHHQHQRMPSTQQAHGLASGENMAFAQDLNSPALIRSMLLSNPHDLSLLKERNPALAEALLSGNLETFSQVLMEQQRERAMREQEMFRLYSADPFDQETQARIEEEIRQQNIEENMNIAMEEAPESFGQVAMLYINCKVNGHPLKAFVDSGAQMTIMSQACAERCNIMRLVDRRWAGVAKGVGTQRIMGRVHLAQIQIEGDFLQCSFSILEEQPMDILLGLDMLRRHQCSIDLKKNVLVIGTTGSQTHFLPEGELPLCAKLLSGAVQEDSSDKEVAGSIKHPVKGPGRKKH; the protein is encoded by the coding sequence ATGCTGATCACTGTTTATTGTGTGCGTAGGGACCTCACAGAGGTAACCTTTTCCTTACAGGTCAACCCTGACTTTGAGCTCTCAAACTTCAGAGTCCTCTGTGAGCTTGAATCTGGTGTGCCTGCGGAGGAGGCCCAGATCGTCTACATGGAGCAGCTCCTCACAGATGACCACTGCTCTCTGGGCTCCTATGGACTCAAAGATGGTGATATGGTTGTACTACTTCAGAAGGATAATGTGGGACATCGGACTCCAGGAAGGGCTCCGAACCATCCTCGGACAGATTTCCCTGGGTCTGGGTCGGCTGTGCCTGGAACATCAAGTTCGCGACACCCACATCCGCAtcaacaccatcatcaccaacatcaacGTATGCCATCAACACAGCAAGCCCACGGATTGGCTTCTGGAGAGAATATGGCTTTTGCTCAGGATCTCAACAGCCCTGCCCTGATTCGAAGCATGCTGCTTTCCAACCCCCATGACCTGTCCCTGTTGAAGGAACGGAATCCTGCTTTGGCGGAAGCTCTGCTTAGTGGAAACCTCGAGACATTTTCTCAGGTCCTGAtggaacagcagagagaaagggcCATGAGAGAGCAAGAGATGTTTCGTCTTTATTCTGCTGATCCATTTGATCAGGAAACACAGGCTAGAATAGAAGAAGAAATCCGACAGCAGaatattgaagaaaatatgaatatagcCATGGAAGAGGCTCCGGAGAGTTTTGGACAAGTGGCTATGCTCTATATTAACTGCAAAGTGAACGGGCATCCTTTAAAGGCTTTTGTTGACTCAGGTGCCCAGATGACTATCATGAGCCAAGCTTGTGCTGAGAGATGTAATATCATGAGACTGGTGGACCGACGGTGGGCTGGGGTTGCTAAGGGAGTAGGCACACAGAGGATTATGGGCCGCGTTCATCTGGCTCAGATTCAGATTGAAGGTGATTTCTTACAGTGCTCTTTCTCTATACTTGAAGAGCAGCCCATGGATATCCTTCTAGGGCTTGATATGCTCAGGAGGCACCAGTGTTCCATTGACCTAAAGAAAAACGTGCTGGTGATTGGCACTACCGGATCACAGACTCACTTCCTTCCCGAAGGAGAGTTGCCCTTGTGTGCTAAGCTGCTGAGTGGAGCAGTGCAggaagactcttcagacaaggaagTGGCAGGTAGTATCAAACATCCTGTCAAGGGTCCAGGACGGAAAAAGCATTGA